In Halapricum desulfuricans, a single window of DNA contains:
- a CDS encoding ABC transporter permease codes for MNRLLQIARKDFVDAIRDRQLYVLGALFLLIGLGIGYLAGSNAENASAVDVPRVGITAMAFLGSIAAISMSYNQIVGKRASGELRVLLSLPFSRTEVVYGTFLGRLALVAALTSASILLSSGLAAALGAPVSATALLAALGVAGALMAVFVSLSVGLSAGSADTTRAAAGAFGLFIVFLFRLWEGVPNAVRYVLNGFAFPSGPAPTWATLWRHLQPMAAVRNALAGVEPDLTVAFVAYAPGIPDSEPYFVEPWFGAAVALAWIVLPVTLGYLKLRTADL; via the coding sequence ATGAACCGCCTCCTCCAGATCGCACGGAAGGACTTCGTCGACGCGATCCGGGACCGACAGCTGTACGTCCTCGGGGCGCTGTTTCTGTTGATCGGGCTCGGGATCGGCTACCTCGCCGGTTCGAACGCCGAGAACGCGAGCGCGGTCGATGTCCCGCGCGTCGGGATCACGGCGATGGCGTTTCTCGGATCGATCGCGGCGATCTCGATGTCGTACAACCAGATCGTCGGCAAGCGCGCCTCGGGCGAGCTTCGGGTGTTGCTCAGTCTCCCGTTTTCCCGGACGGAGGTCGTCTACGGGACCTTCCTCGGTCGGCTTGCGCTGGTGGCTGCGCTGACGAGCGCGTCGATCCTCCTCTCGAGTGGGCTGGCGGCCGCGCTCGGTGCGCCCGTCTCCGCCACCGCGCTGCTCGCCGCGCTCGGCGTCGCTGGCGCGCTGATGGCCGTCTTCGTCAGCCTCTCGGTCGGTCTCTCGGCCGGCTCGGCCGACACGACCCGCGCGGCGGCCGGTGCGTTTGGACTGTTCATCGTCTTCCTGTTCCGACTGTGGGAGGGCGTCCCCAACGCTGTCCGGTACGTGCTCAACGGGTTCGCGTTCCCGTCGGGCCCGGCTCCGACCTGGGCGACGCTCTGGCGACACCTCCAGCCGATGGCCGCCGTTCGGAACGCGCTCGCCGGCGTCGAACCCGACCTGACGGTCGCGTTCGTGGCGTACGCCCCCGGAATCCCCGACAGCGAACCGTACTTCGTCGAGCCGTGGTTCGGTGCGGCGGTCGCGCTCGCGTGGATCGTGTTGCCGGTGACGCTGGGTTATCTGAAACTCCGGACAGCCGACTTATAA